Proteins encoded by one window of Rutidosis leptorrhynchoides isolate AG116_Rl617_1_P2 chromosome 7, CSIRO_AGI_Rlap_v1, whole genome shotgun sequence:
- the LOC139858089 gene encoding auxin-responsive protein IAA8-like, which produces MMSTPLLGVVEGGGPANAPSFHKNYGLTERNYLGLSDCSSVDSCSNVSSVSEVNKNTSLNLNLKATELRLGLPGSQSPDRDPECSSDKFDEKPLFPLVPTNNDGICLSSPKSVASGHKRVYIDAMDSGSEIKGVPVPEPNWMFGSSRVESDAPKSSALNTPNVSKINSSNPPAAKAQVVGWPPVRSFRKNMMATSSKNNEEVDGKRGPGALFVKVSMDGAPYLRKVDLRGFSTYQQLSSALEKMFSCFTIGRCGSQGGPGRENLSESKLRDLLDGSEYVLSYEDKDGDWMLVGDVPWDMFIGSCKRLKIMKGSDAIGLAPRAAETSKIKN; this is translated from the exons ATGATGTCTACACCACTATTAGGTGTTGTTGAAGGAGGTGGACCTGCAAATGCCCCTAGTTTCCATAAGAATTACGGTTTAACCGAACGAAATTATCTCGGATTATCAGATTGTTCATCAGTTGACAGTTGCAGTAATGTATCTAGTGTATCAGAAGTGAATAAAAATACTAGTTTAAATTTGAACCTTAAAGCTACTGAATTAAGGCTGGGTCTACCAGGATCTCAATCGCCTGACCGGGATCCAGAATGTAGCTCCGATAAATTCGATGAGAAACCGTTGTTTCCTTTGGTTCCTACTAATAATGATGGAATTTGTTTATCTTCGCCGAAATCGGTTGCTTCGGGACACAAAAGAGTGTACATTGATGCCATGGATAGTGGTTCGGAAATTAAAGGAGTACCCGTACCCGAACCGAATTGGATGTTCGGTTCTTCTCGGGTTGAATCTGATGCTCCAAAATCTTCAGCCTTAAATACACCTAATGTTAGCAAAATAAACAGCTCGAATCCTCCTGCTGCTAA AGCGCAGGTGGTTGGTTGGCCACCGGTTAGATCGTTTCGCAAGAATATGATGGCTACAAGTTCAAAGAACAACGAAGAAGTAGATGGAAAACGTGGGCCCGGTGCGTTGTTTGTAAAGGTTAGTATGGATGGTGCTCCGTATTTAAGGAAAGTTGATTTGAGAGGGTTCTCGACGTATCAACAACTTTCATCCGCACTCGAGAAGATGTTTAGCTGTTTTACTATTG GTCGGTGCGGGTCTCAGGGAGGTCCGGGAAGGGAAAATCTTAGCGAGAGCAAGTTGCGGGATCTTTTGGACGGGTCGGAGTACGTTCTTTCGTACGAGGATAAAGATGGTGACTGGATGCTTGTAGGAGATGTTCCTTGGGA TATGTTTATTGGTTCATGCAAGAGGTTGAAGATCATGAAGGGTTCTGATGCTATCGGTTTAG CTCCCAGGGCCGCGGAAACATCAAAGATCAAAAACTAG